TGTGTAGCTTGTAGCTAAGTAAAGTTTGCTGGCTAGCATATTTATAATAGGATTGAGGTTATAGCATTCACAAATTGTGCTTTTAACTTTTAAGTTCTTCATTTTTATGTTTGGCACATCGTGTTtggtgttttacagtgtagctcagCTGTTTTAAAGCTCCTGTTGTTTTTAATTAAGACTGTAAATTCATGTCAGCTGAAGTAAAGTGCTTTGCTGTACAGTTTTTGCTTGTATAAGCTTTGGACTGTGAGTTTGTTTAGATTTTGAACTCCGTTCAAAGGTTTTTTTGAGAGCACCAGCTAAATAAACAACTCCCCCTATCCCACAGGCCAAGATATAACATGACGTACATTGGTCATCTCTGTTCTGTCAGTGATTCAGGTTGTTTTAGACATTGTGAGTCCCCATTTCAGCTGATAAAACCTCATTctgagtgacatttaaaagcagcTCTCAGATGAAAATAGCTGGGGGTTGGGTGCTCAGAACATGTCAGGCTCTGTCTCGACTGCACTTTTTGACACCTGCACATCTCATATTGGAGGAGTCAGCTGGGAGCATGTGGCCTGTGGTCGTGTTGCCGCATCCCCTGCCGTGCCCCTGGGCACCTGCCAGGCAAACGGGAGAATGCGTTTGCATCGCACTCCTGACACTCAAACTGCAGGGTGTGCACCGTGGGCCCTGACACCAGCTGTTTCAGAGAGCTATTTAAAAAGGTCATGCTCGAATGgatgatatttaaataaatggcTACAATGAGGCAATTACAAAGATCTATAGCTTCAGCGTTTGATGGATGTTCAGGTGAATTAGCAAGGGTAAGGCCTTTCTCCACTTCTGCGATTGCCGGTTTTCTCGTAGCcagctgtaaatcatgtcatttgtTGACTAGCAGCACGCTCCACTCAATAATACTTATTTAGGTTGTTGGGATATTCATGGTGTGCTGATTTTCATTCTGCAAGTCTTCTAATCTAAGACGTTTTGATTATCGCTTCTGCTGCTGTGTTGCACCAAAGCCCCACTAATTAAACTGGAAATTTCCTCTGTAATAATTTATTACACTCATTAAATCCCATTGCACAGTGTGTTCAATTAAACCTACATGTAAAATTGGATCTCTTTAATGATGCCCTCGGAGGAGAAAATAgccaatgtttctttttttacatcATGTATTTTAGGAGACGAATGATGTGAATCCATTTTTGTTCCTGATGTGATTCTTTCCTTTGCAGTGTGATGAGAAGTAAGAGTCCAATGTTGCATTAGTTTCATTGTGACATGCTGGCCTGTCTGCCGGTATCAAACCCCTCCCTCCAGCTTCTCTCGCACACGCAGATGAACACTGGACTTCAGAAATGTAAGCAGCCGTTAACTGAAATAAGCTTTGTTCAGGTTTAAACTGCATGTATATTTGACCTAGATATCCTTTTGTTAGTGAAACAGATGCTCTGACTCCACAATAGCCCTGATGAGCAGTAATGTGCTATCATATGAGCGCctcattttttgttttactctTCATGTTTGGCCTTCTCTTTCTCACAGGGGACACTACACAGAGGATGAGATCAGCACACTATCCCACCCCAGCAGAATTGGATGCCTATGCTAAGAAAGTTGCCAATAACCCACTGACTATAAAAATATTCCCCAATAGTGTAAAAGTACCTCAGAGGAAACACATTCGCCGCACTGTCAACGGTCTCGACACCTCCAGTCAGCGATACAGCCCCTACCCACCTCAGGTCAACACCCGGACGGGCCTCCTGGCCATAGTCAAAGTTCCTGTCAAAGGGATCCTCAAGGACATTGAAGGCGGCCGAGCCCGTTTTCTCCCTAAGCTCATCATGAACCCGCACAGTGGGCTTTACGCCAATCCCAGCACTTTAAATGTTCCTCACACTGTTCCACATCTTCAGACTCCTTTAGGCCAGAAGAGTCTCGGTCACTCTCAGGCCTTGCAGGCCCATCCACAATCCCTGCAGCAGAAGAGCAGTTTACAACCACAGCAGAGCCTGGCCCATCAGGAGGCTTTACATCAGAGCCAGGCTCACCAACCGCCAGTACCACACCACACCCTAAACCACCAACAGACTCTCATGCAGCAGCAGTTGTCCGCTCCACAAGGACTACGGCATTTGCCTGATATGGCGCAGTCGGTAAACCTGCAGCACTCCCAGGGCTTTTCTCAATCCCAACCCATTCCACAGGCCTCTTGTGCTGGCCCTCCAGCATCTGGGGTCTTGCAGCAACCCTTGGCAGGCTTACAGATGCCCCGCAAGCTGCCTGATGCCGATGCTCCTCCCAATGTGACTGTGTCTACCTCAACCATCCCGCTGTCTATGGCTGCCAGCCTGCACCAGAACCGGCCCAGCGACTTGAACAGCATCGTCAATCAGATTAACCAGTTCTGCCAGGCTCGGGCTGGCATGGGCTCTACCTCTGTGTGTGAAGGACAGATCGCCAACCCCAGTCCCATTAGCCGCAACCAGCTAATCAATGCGAGCTCTCGAGTGTGCCCACATCCTACTGTGGGTCCTCCATCCTCTTGCATTCTTGGTAATTCTGACAAAGGCGGTCCTGCCTCTGCTCTGCCACTGCCTGACATTGCTGCTATGAACAGGATACCCCTTTACCACAATGAGATGAAGCAGCAGCAGTCCCAGCAACAACGTCAGCAAGGCCCTTGGGGCCAACACCAGTTGGGACATCTTCAGCACCTTCCAGAGGGAGCAGCTCACCAGGGAAAGAATCTCCCTCGAGAAGGCCTAATGGGACCTGGGTTCCTCACAAAGAACATGGGCTACCCGCAGGAGGTGTGCATGGCGCAGCCTTTCAACTTGAAGCCCCCTACCGATAAACCAACCCCATCTCCTCCAGTTAACGGGATGCCTGTGAGTTACAGCAACGGCCACTACATGCAGCCTCCCTGGAGCAACATCCTTCCCACACCAAACAGTGACAGCTCAGGGTCTCAAGACCTGGTGGGGTCATTTCACGGTGGCCTTTCAGGGGCCTCCTTAGACTGCACCCCTGGAGCACAGTACAGGACTGGGGCTGCTATTTCAAGTCAGACGAACCTGATGCAGAACATGGAGTACATGGGTGGCGACTTCCAGGCACCCTGCTTCAGAGCGCAGAATCCTGGCACAATGGCAAAGATGCACCGAGCCCCAGTCAACAGGGCCACAGATTCAGGTGATAGTAGAAATGTGCACATCCACCACCCAGGGTACAGATGAGCTATGGCCAATTCACGATATTCAGTGTTAGTCGGAGCGCAAGGAAAACTCCTCTCctccctgtttttttcccctcagTCTTGAAAGTGATCTACTGAATGTTTCCTGTACGATGATTTATGTGGCTACCACAAAGCTGAACACCTCCCTCCATGTGCCACTTTGAttccatttattattttaattctagtAGATTATATATCTCAAGTAGGTTTGGAAAATATGTaggcatttatttaatttatttctaatttcttttttttttctttgtagaaAACAGCCATAACAGTTTTGTTTGTGAGATCAGCACTATTTCTACCATTCCTAGCTGGTCTGTAAGATATGTAGGGAAAAGATGTTCCATGTAACATTTAATGAGCTTTTTCGTTTTGGTTAGCAACTGTCTGTCATTAACAATGCTGAGAAGAAATTCTCAGTGAATGCCATTTATTTGTAGTGTAGGCCTACTTGAGATTTGAAGTACTAACTCATGAGGACATTTAAGGGGTGCCATGATACCGAAATATTTGGCTGTTCCATCTAAGCTAACAGCTTGTATAATGTATAGaggttgattttatttttgttcctCTCAATGTTTACATATTGTGCTTTTGTAACTAATTCTAAATTGAAATGAAAGTGCAAACTGAAACTGGGATATGCACATATGACAAGACTGTTTCTTTTCCAGACTGTTGAACATGAATCAGGTTAAAGTCTTAGATGGAAATGTTACACTAGGGCTGAGTCTAGCCACATTGTGTAAAATGTTAATCCTTTCCTTGAAGTGTCAGCTAATGCGCTACCCTTTTTATCCTCCTTTTTTTTTCCCTGAGTATCCTATTAGATTTCAGTTTAAATGGAGACTGCTGTAGACTGAAATTGCTTCGGGACTTGTGCTGTGCCCTAATTGCATAGCTTAGGGGTTTATTTTGTCTCTCAACTTAATTGTTACTACTTGAATTACATTGGAAAGAGATGGGAATGGCAGGCTTTGACTCACTACAGGTCTTACAGCGGACTGATGTTTAGCGGCCAACCCAAAGCTTCCTATGGGAAGAGTTTCATCATCCGATCGTACGTTAGTTTGTCTTTAAAGGAAAAACGTCCTTGACCGTAATTGGATGACGGAAGTGTGTTGATGTAAGCGCAATATAAATGAGCACCACAGGCTAGCCTGTGGCTTCACTGCTGTGCTACTGTAACTGAGAGGTGTGATTAGCTGGTGTGAATGCTGTGTGTCTGGGCGGATTGGCTCCCTGCTTTTGCTCCATCATTAACACCATACCGTTCTTCCCTGGCGGGATCACTTCCATCTCCGTCACACGCTGTTGTGTCAGCTGAAGCCTGCCACTGCATTTTCCACCCACCTTAGGCACTTGATGTGTCATGTCGGTCTTCTCTAAAATAGCTGAAATGCACCGCCGGTGACCGTCTACGTCTATTCAGTGGGAAACAACCAAAACGAAAGACACAATTTCAGCTTCTCATTTGATAATTGATCCATGCCATGCTCCACGGTTTAACTCCCATGgagagtctctctctctttctcaggaCTACCTGTGCCTCTTCTCATATTCTCCTTTGACTTGTCGTCCGAGTGTCTCCACCTTTATCAGGGCAGGCCATCTGGCAGTGGAGCATGGGT
This genomic interval from Danio aesculapii chromosome 15, fDanAes4.1, whole genome shotgun sequence contains the following:
- the fam222bb gene encoding protein FAM222B — its product is MLACLPVSNPSLQLLSHTQMNTGLQKWDTTQRMRSAHYPTPAELDAYAKKVANNPLTIKIFPNSVKVPQRKHIRRTVNGLDTSSQRYSPYPPQVNTRTGLLAIVKVPVKGILKDIEGGRARFLPKLIMNPHSGLYANPSTLNVPHTVPHLQTPLGQKSLGHSQALQAHPQSLQQKSSLQPQQSLAHQEALHQSQAHQPPVPHHTLNHQQTLMQQQLSAPQGLRHLPDMAQSVNLQHSQGFSQSQPIPQASCAGPPASGVLQQPLAGLQMPRKLPDADAPPNVTVSTSTIPLSMAASLHQNRPSDLNSIVNQINQFCQARAGMGSTSVCEGQIANPSPISRNQLINASSRVCPHPTVGPPSSCILGNSDKGGPASALPLPDIAAMNRIPLYHNEMKQQQSQQQRQQGPWGQHQLGHLQHLPEGAAHQGKNLPREGLMGPGFLTKNMGYPQEVCMAQPFNLKPPTDKPTPSPPVNGMPVSYSNGHYMQPPWSNILPTPNSDSSGSQDLVGSFHGGLSGASLDCTPGAQYRTGAAISSQTNLMQNMEYMGGDFQAPCFRAQNPGTMAKMHRAPVNRATDSGDSRNVHIHHPGYR